One Nocardioidaceae bacterium SCSIO 66511 genomic window carries:
- a CDS encoding NAD(P)H-binding protein: MIIVTGATGKLGSRIVERLQTLIPASEIGVSVREPQKAQALVDRGIRIRRGDFTDAASLTHAFEGATQVLIISVDKLGTECVEQHRAAIDAAVAAGARRILYTSQMGADAASHFQACRDHAATEEILRTCGVPFTALRNGFYTDSALQFFDRAWVSGQLTLPADGPVSWTTHADLADAAAAILADEGRFNGPTPPLTAGEAFTFDDVSRIATGATGRPCVRTTEPDDTFSERLIENGVPAEYARQFIGIFMASRAKEFATVNPALADLIGREPTPLSAALRAHLTEAD, translated from the coding sequence ATGATCATCGTGACCGGAGCGACCGGCAAACTCGGAAGCCGAATCGTCGAACGACTTCAGACCCTGATCCCGGCGAGCGAGATCGGCGTCAGCGTCCGTGAGCCACAGAAGGCTCAGGCGCTCGTCGACCGTGGGATACGCATTCGCCGGGGCGACTTCACCGACGCCGCGAGCCTGACCCACGCCTTCGAGGGCGCCACCCAGGTGCTCATCATCTCGGTCGACAAGCTCGGCACCGAGTGCGTCGAGCAGCACCGTGCCGCCATCGACGCCGCCGTCGCGGCAGGCGCTCGCCGGATCCTCTACACCAGCCAGATGGGCGCGGACGCGGCATCACACTTCCAGGCGTGCCGCGACCACGCCGCCACCGAGGAGATCCTGCGTACCTGCGGCGTACCGTTCACCGCCCTGCGCAACGGCTTCTACACCGATAGCGCGCTGCAGTTCTTCGACCGGGCATGGGTGTCGGGGCAGCTCACACTTCCCGCCGATGGACCGGTGAGCTGGACGACACACGCCGATCTTGCCGACGCCGCCGCCGCGATCCTCGCCGACGAGGGCCGCTTCAATGGCCCAACTCCCCCACTGACGGCCGGGGAAGCATTCACTTTCGACGATGTGTCCCGGATCGCCACCGGGGCCACCGGACGCCCGTGCGTGCGCACGACAGAACCGGACGACACCTTCTCGGAGCGTCTGATCGAGAACGGCGTCCCCGCCGAGTACGCCCGACAGTTCATCGGCATCTTCATGGCCAGCCGGGCCAAGGAGTTCGCAACAGTGAACCCCGCCCTCGCCGATCTGATCGGCCGTGAGCCCACTCCACTGAGCGCGGCACTTCGCGCCCACCTCACCGAAGCGGACTGA
- a CDS encoding TetR/AcrR family transcriptional regulator: MITPPRTAPAGRDETRRRVIDAAIDLLDRDGRDAVTTRAVADAAGVQAPAIYRLFGDKDGLLDAVAEHGFATFVASKNVDPDPDDQIADLRAGWDLAVEFGLSNPALYTLMYAEPRRESPATKAGMEILMGRIRRLAVGGWLRVDERLAAQIIHATARGAVLTWLSLPEDSRDPALLATLREAMVAAITTEDPVVGEATPSAAAQAFRASLPDQTPLSDGERRLLTEWLDRLAADPSSTQ; the protein is encoded by the coding sequence ATGATCACCCCACCACGTACGGCACCCGCAGGGCGCGACGAGACCCGGCGGCGCGTGATCGACGCCGCGATCGACCTGCTCGACCGCGACGGGCGCGATGCGGTCACCACCCGCGCTGTTGCCGATGCCGCCGGGGTGCAGGCCCCGGCCATCTATCGCCTGTTCGGTGACAAGGACGGTCTGCTCGACGCAGTGGCCGAGCACGGGTTCGCCACTTTCGTGGCCTCGAAGAACGTCGACCCGGACCCGGACGACCAGATTGCAGACCTGCGAGCGGGCTGGGACCTCGCAGTCGAGTTCGGTCTGTCGAACCCGGCGCTGTACACCCTGATGTACGCCGAGCCGAGGCGCGAGTCGCCGGCCACCAAGGCGGGCATGGAGATTCTGATGGGCCGAATCCGACGACTTGCCGTCGGCGGTTGGCTGCGTGTCGACGAACGGCTCGCGGCCCAGATCATCCATGCAACGGCGCGCGGTGCGGTACTCACCTGGCTGTCACTGCCCGAAGACAGCCGGGATCCTGCGCTCCTGGCAACGCTGCGCGAGGCGATGGTTGCGGCCATCACGACCGAGGATCCGGTCGTCGGCGAGGCGACTCCGTCTGCGGCCGCGCAGGCGTTTCGCGCCAGCCTGCCCGACCAGACGCCGCTCAGCGACGGTGAGCGGCGGTTGTTGACGGAATGGCTGGACCGACTGGCGGCCGACCCCAGCTCCACGCAGTGA
- the rsgA gene encoding ribosome small subunit-dependent GTPase A, with protein MHDSVDSAYPHALIHLGWDDRWAAMLGETSLRPARITRVDRGLYGVHAADGPGRHGLGPNLLEATAHDPVDGPCVGDWVTLRDWSDDRVTIDAVLPRRTVLVRAQVGGTSRDQALAANVTTTAVVAGLDQQPSMTKLERLVALAWESGAAPVVVLTKADLAPDADDVAADLMAVAPGVEVICASVVDGRGLDRVRELAAEGTVALVGSSGAGKSTLINALVGAEMLDTRTIRSDGRGRHTSVRRELVVLPSGGCLIDTPGVRGVGLSDSGHGLAAAFTDVEDLIAQCRFADCGHDTEPDCAIRAALDDGTLDVRRYESWQKLQREVAWMARRKDARLRAEELKRWKQRTKNNRSARRD; from the coding sequence ATGCACGATTCAGTCGATTCTGCGTACCCTCATGCCCTCATCCACCTTGGTTGGGACGACCGCTGGGCCGCCATGCTCGGTGAGACTTCGCTGCGGCCGGCCCGCATCACTCGGGTCGACCGCGGGCTCTACGGCGTACACGCGGCTGACGGCCCAGGACGGCACGGGCTCGGCCCGAACCTGCTCGAAGCGACAGCCCACGACCCGGTCGACGGGCCCTGCGTCGGTGACTGGGTCACCTTGCGGGACTGGTCCGACGATCGCGTCACCATCGACGCCGTGCTGCCCCGGCGCACCGTATTGGTACGCGCCCAGGTCGGCGGCACCTCCCGAGACCAGGCCCTTGCCGCGAACGTGACGACGACCGCGGTGGTCGCGGGTCTGGACCAGCAGCCGTCGATGACCAAGCTGGAGCGCCTCGTCGCACTGGCTTGGGAGAGCGGCGCGGCTCCGGTTGTCGTACTCACGAAGGCCGATCTCGCGCCCGATGCGGACGACGTCGCTGCCGATCTGATGGCCGTCGCGCCCGGTGTCGAGGTGATCTGCGCGAGCGTCGTCGACGGTCGCGGCCTCGACCGAGTACGCGAGCTGGCGGCCGAGGGCACGGTCGCTCTCGTCGGCTCGTCGGGTGCCGGGAAGTCGACGCTCATCAACGCGCTCGTGGGTGCCGAGATGCTCGACACCCGCACGATTCGCTCCGACGGTCGCGGCCGGCACACCTCCGTACGGCGCGAGCTCGTGGTGCTGCCGTCCGGCGGGTGCCTGATCGATACGCCGGGGGTACGCGGCGTCGGCCTGTCCGATAGCGGACACGGCCTTGCGGCGGCGTTCACCGACGTCGAGGACTTGATCGCACAGTGCCGATTCGCCGACTGCGGCCATGACACCGAGCCGGACTGCGCGATCCGGGCGGCGCTCGACGACGGGACGCTCGACGTACGCCGCTACGAGAGCTGGCAGAAGCTGCAGCGAGAGGTGGCGTGGATGGCGCGGCGCAAGGACGCCCGACTCCGTGCTGAGGAGCTCAAGCGCTGGAAGCAGCGTACGAAGAACAACCGATCGGCTCGCCGGGACTGA
- a CDS encoding amidase: MATHVHAFSDDALGDDDAVGVAARIRDGQISSLEAIEAAIARIEKVEPELNAVVVSDFDRARKSAVDQHTGPFAGVPTIIKDNSDRAGLPTGQGSSAFTPQPAADDGDFVRQLLAQGLIGVGKSRLPEFGFNASTEFADAPPTRNPWNTAYSPGASSGGSAALVASGALPIAHANDGGGSIRIPAAACGLVGLKPTRGRTRSEAFSAGAPVKIVSEGIVSRSVRDTAHFLAGAEKVYANPRFPRIGLVVGPSSRRLRVGVLTESVTGHATDDETRWAVAAAASRLTSSGHDVVEMPMPVERQFADDFAHYWGVLAAAISATGRRTLGRDFDAKRTDNLTRGLTAEFRRHLLRTPGVIYRLRKSEHAYAQIFADYDVVLSPTLAHTTPQLGHLSPAQPFEQLFDRLLRYVAFTPLNNATGGPAVSLPMAMSDAGLPIGVQFSAAHGDERTLLELAYEVEQDHGWARIQDA; the protein is encoded by the coding sequence ATGGCGACCCATGTGCACGCATTCAGCGACGATGCGCTCGGCGATGATGACGCAGTAGGAGTCGCAGCCCGGATCCGCGACGGCCAGATCAGCTCGCTGGAGGCCATCGAGGCCGCCATCGCACGCATCGAGAAGGTCGAGCCGGAGCTGAACGCCGTCGTCGTCTCCGACTTCGATCGAGCCCGCAAATCGGCCGTCGACCAGCACACCGGACCGTTCGCGGGCGTACCCACGATCATCAAGGACAACTCCGACCGCGCCGGGCTCCCGACCGGGCAGGGGTCGTCCGCGTTCACGCCACAGCCGGCAGCCGACGACGGAGACTTCGTACGCCAGTTGCTCGCGCAGGGCCTGATCGGTGTCGGCAAGAGTCGGCTACCCGAGTTCGGGTTCAACGCATCGACCGAGTTCGCCGATGCTCCGCCGACGCGCAACCCGTGGAACACCGCCTACTCCCCCGGCGCCTCATCCGGCGGGTCTGCGGCGCTGGTCGCTTCGGGCGCGCTGCCCATCGCGCATGCGAACGACGGCGGCGGGTCCATCCGGATCCCCGCCGCGGCCTGCGGGCTCGTCGGCCTCAAACCGACCCGAGGGCGTACGCGCTCGGAGGCGTTCTCGGCCGGCGCACCGGTGAAGATCGTGAGCGAGGGCATCGTCAGCCGCAGCGTCCGAGACACCGCACACTTCCTCGCCGGCGCCGAAAAGGTGTACGCGAACCCGCGGTTCCCGCGTATCGGCCTGGTCGTCGGCCCGTCCTCGCGCCGACTGCGGGTCGGGGTCCTGACCGAGTCCGTGACCGGGCACGCGACCGACGACGAGACCCGATGGGCCGTTGCCGCAGCAGCGAGCCGACTGACCTCGTCAGGCCATGACGTCGTCGAGATGCCGATGCCGGTCGAGCGGCAGTTCGCCGACGACTTCGCGCACTACTGGGGCGTGCTCGCTGCGGCGATCAGCGCGACCGGGCGGCGCACGCTCGGCCGCGACTTCGATGCGAAACGTACCGACAACCTCACCCGCGGGCTGACTGCGGAGTTCCGCCGGCATCTGCTTCGTACGCCCGGAGTCATCTACCGGCTGCGCAAGTCCGAGCACGCGTACGCCCAGATCTTCGCCGACTACGACGTGGTGCTGTCGCCGACTCTGGCACATACGACACCGCAGCTCGGCCACCTGTCGCCGGCGCAGCCCTTCGAGCAACTCTTCGATCGACTGCTGCGCTACGTCGCGTTCACGCCGCTGAACAACGCGACCGGCGGCCCCGCGGTGTCACTTCCGATGGCGATGTCCGATGCCGGCCTGCCCATCGGCGTGCAGTTCTCCGCGGCACACGGCGACGAGCGCACGCTGCTCGAGCTCGCGTACGAGGTGGAGCAGGACCACGGATGGGCACGCATCCAGGACGCATAG
- a CDS encoding aminodeoxychorismate lyase has protein sequence MRVWINGRLLDRSDEPAVSVLDHGITVGDGVFETAQIVDGQAFALTRHLDRLTTSALGLGLAPPDTEAVRAGAKAVIEAQEIPYGALRITVTAGIGPLGSARLDSEQTVIVAAQPIKRPGPTTAIVTVPWPRNERGVLAGLKTTSYAENALLVSRARAEGATEAVMPNTVGELCEGTGSNVFYVLDGTLVTPTLASGCLAGITRALVTEWCDVVERDDTIDVLHTADEVFLTSSTRAVLPVHAVDHRSLDAPGPITRDVLETWERRVKDDVDP, from the coding sequence ATGCGCGTGTGGATCAACGGCCGACTGCTCGACCGTAGCGATGAGCCCGCCGTCAGCGTTCTCGACCACGGGATCACGGTCGGAGACGGCGTGTTCGAGACGGCTCAGATCGTCGACGGTCAAGCGTTCGCCTTGACGCGCCATCTCGATCGGCTGACCACTTCGGCGCTCGGCCTCGGGCTCGCGCCGCCCGATACCGAGGCTGTACGCGCAGGTGCGAAGGCGGTCATCGAGGCCCAGGAGATCCCGTACGGAGCATTGCGGATCACGGTGACGGCCGGGATCGGCCCGCTCGGGTCGGCTCGGCTGGACAGCGAGCAGACGGTCATCGTCGCCGCGCAGCCGATCAAGCGCCCCGGGCCCACGACTGCGATCGTCACTGTGCCGTGGCCGCGTAACGAGCGCGGCGTTCTCGCCGGCCTCAAGACCACGTCGTACGCCGAGAACGCGCTGCTCGTGTCGCGTGCGCGAGCCGAAGGCGCGACGGAGGCGGTCATGCCCAACACCGTCGGCGAGCTCTGCGAGGGGACGGGATCGAACGTGTTCTACGTACTCGACGGCACGCTCGTCACGCCGACGCTCGCCTCCGGGTGCCTGGCCGGCATCACCCGGGCGCTGGTCACGGAGTGGTGCGATGTCGTCGAGCGCGACGACACGATCGACGTGCTGCACACCGCCGACGAGGTCTTCCTGACCAGTTCGACGCGCGCGGTGTTGCCGGTGCATGCGGTCGACCATCGTTCGCTCGATGCGCCCGGACCCATCACCCGAGACGTCCTCGAGACATGGGAGCGCAGGGTCAAGGACGACGTCGACCCGTGA
- a CDS encoding potassium channel family protein, which yields MSRLKRFVTGPPGRTIGSLVCALLVLYGFPTELAFRRDAVGLVCLVVGTVGMSWLVAVQIQRMTAQKNRPSRRLGGVLSLIAIATCFFALTYYLIEVNAPRQFDGLSTRTDALYYAVVTLGTVGYGDVHAVGQIARIATMVQVVFNLIVIGALLAVSSSLLAERLSRRD from the coding sequence GTGTCGAGACTCAAGCGATTCGTGACCGGTCCGCCGGGCCGGACCATCGGTTCTCTGGTGTGTGCGCTGCTCGTCCTTTACGGCTTCCCGACCGAGCTCGCCTTCCGGCGCGACGCCGTCGGGCTGGTCTGTCTCGTCGTCGGCACGGTCGGCATGTCGTGGCTCGTCGCCGTGCAGATCCAGCGCATGACCGCACAGAAGAACCGTCCGAGCAGACGGCTGGGCGGGGTACTCAGCCTGATCGCCATCGCAACGTGCTTCTTCGCGCTCACGTACTACTTGATAGAGGTCAACGCACCGCGGCAGTTCGACGGTCTCTCCACGCGGACCGATGCGTTGTACTACGCGGTCGTCACGCTCGGCACCGTTGGGTACGGCGACGTGCACGCCGTCGGCCAGATCGCTCGCATCGCGACAATGGTGCAGGTTGTCTTCAACCTGATCGTGATCGGCGCGCTGCTCGCAGTGTCGTCGTCACTGCTGGCCGAGCGACTCAGCAGACGCGACTAG
- a CDS encoding dihydrofolate reductase family protein, with amino-acid sequence MPLDVDVRPSDKYVFSSAETGDLGWTNAEGVRVRGDDDIRAFVADLTAQPGGDIHLSGGATLAQTFVRLGLVDEYRFFVYPVVSKGRCWYDQIDAIPGLEPTSATTYDDGVAALTYRAIPG; translated from the coding sequence ATGCCCCTCGATGTCGATGTTCGCCCGTCAGACAAGTACGTCTTCTCGTCCGCAGAAACGGGTGACCTCGGCTGGACCAACGCCGAGGGGGTCCGGGTCCGTGGCGACGACGACATCCGCGCGTTCGTCGCCGACCTGACCGCGCAGCCCGGTGGCGACATCCACCTGTCCGGCGGGGCGACACTGGCGCAGACCTTCGTACGTCTCGGACTCGTCGACGAGTATCGCTTCTTCGTCTATCCGGTCGTCTCGAAGGGCAGGTGCTGGTACGACCAGATCGACGCCATTCCCGGCCTCGAACCCACGAGCGCCACCACGTACGACGATGGCGTCGCGGCGCTCACGTACCGGGCGATCCCGGGCTAG
- the thrS gene encoding threonine--tRNA ligase translates to MSELNVIVIAAAERAERTVTTGTKAWELFADDPEIIAARVDDDLRDLSYELRDGDTVEGVAIDSPDGLDILRHSTAHVMAQAVQDLYPEAKLGIGPPVENGFYYDFDVAEPFTPDDLAKIETRMRKIVKEGQKFARRDISDDDAREELSDEPYKLELIGLKSTAGDAAEGASVEVGEGGLTMYDNLKRDGELAWTDLCRGPHLPTTKRIPAFKLMRVAAAYWRGNENNKQLQRIYGTAWPSKDALADYLHRLEEAERRDHRRLGRELDLFSFPDELGSGLPVFHPKGGVLKREMEDYVRRRHIEEGFEYVGTPHITKEGLFETSGHLSHFDHGMYPPMELEGVNYRLKAMNCPMHNLIYRSRGRSYRELPLRLFEFGSVYRYEKSGVVHGLTRVRGMTQDDSHSYVTAEQAPDEIKHLLSFVLGLLKDFGLDDFYLELSTRDDKGKFIGSDEEWAVATKVLEDVAKETGLELVPDPGGAAYYGPKISVQCRDAIGRSWQLSTIQYDFNQPERFELEYTAADGSHQRPVMIHSAKFGSIERFIGVLTEHYAGAFPPWLAPVQVVGIPIAERHVDYLYDVAARLKKRGIRVEIDESDDRMQKKIRNAQLQKVPYMLIAGDKDVEAGAVSFRYLSGEQDNGVAVDEAVERIATAVAERASA, encoded by the coding sequence GTGTCCGAGCTGAACGTCATCGTGATCGCCGCCGCCGAGCGAGCCGAGCGCACGGTGACGACGGGCACGAAGGCGTGGGAGCTGTTCGCCGATGATCCGGAGATCATTGCGGCTCGCGTCGACGACGACCTACGCGACCTTTCGTACGAGCTGCGCGACGGTGACACCGTCGAAGGCGTTGCGATCGACAGCCCCGACGGGCTCGACATCCTGCGCCACTCGACGGCCCACGTGATGGCGCAGGCTGTGCAGGATCTCTACCCCGAAGCCAAGCTCGGCATCGGCCCGCCCGTCGAGAACGGCTTCTACTACGACTTCGACGTCGCCGAGCCGTTCACACCCGACGATCTCGCCAAGATCGAGACCCGCATGCGCAAGATCGTCAAGGAGGGTCAGAAGTTCGCGCGTCGCGACATCTCCGACGACGACGCGCGCGAGGAGCTGTCCGACGAGCCCTACAAGCTCGAGCTGATCGGGCTGAAGAGCACCGCGGGCGACGCAGCCGAAGGAGCCAGCGTCGAGGTCGGCGAAGGCGGCCTCACGATGTACGACAACCTCAAGCGCGACGGCGAGCTCGCCTGGACCGACCTGTGTCGTGGTCCGCATCTGCCCACCACCAAGCGCATCCCGGCGTTCAAGCTGATGCGGGTCGCCGCCGCGTACTGGCGGGGCAACGAGAACAACAAGCAGCTCCAGCGCATCTATGGCACCGCGTGGCCGAGCAAGGACGCTCTTGCCGACTACTTGCACCGGCTCGAGGAGGCGGAGCGCCGCGACCACCGAAGGCTCGGCCGCGAGCTCGATCTGTTCAGCTTCCCCGACGAGCTGGGCTCGGGGCTGCCGGTCTTCCACCCGAAGGGCGGTGTGCTCAAGCGGGAGATGGAGGACTACGTCCGTCGGCGGCACATCGAGGAGGGCTTCGAGTACGTAGGTACGCCGCACATCACCAAGGAAGGCCTCTTCGAGACCTCCGGGCATCTGTCGCACTTCGACCACGGGATGTACCCCCCGATGGAGCTGGAGGGCGTCAACTACCGCCTGAAGGCGATGAACTGCCCGATGCACAACCTGATCTACCGCTCCCGCGGCCGGTCGTACCGTGAGCTGCCGCTGCGGTTGTTCGAGTTCGGTTCCGTCTACCGGTACGAGAAGTCGGGCGTCGTGCACGGGCTCACCCGCGTACGCGGCATGACCCAGGACGACTCGCATTCGTACGTGACCGCCGAGCAGGCCCCCGACGAGATCAAGCATCTGCTGAGTTTCGTGCTCGGGCTGCTCAAGGACTTCGGGCTCGACGATTTCTACCTCGAGCTGTCGACTCGCGACGACAAGGGCAAGTTCATCGGCTCCGACGAGGAGTGGGCGGTCGCGACCAAGGTTCTCGAGGACGTCGCGAAGGAGACCGGGCTCGAGCTCGTACCCGACCCAGGTGGGGCCGCGTACTACGGGCCGAAGATCTCTGTGCAGTGTCGCGACGCGATCGGACGGTCCTGGCAGCTGTCGACGATCCAGTACGACTTCAACCAGCCCGAGCGGTTCGAGCTCGAGTACACCGCCGCAGACGGCTCGCATCAACGCCCGGTGATGATCCACTCCGCGAAGTTCGGCTCGATCGAGCGGTTCATCGGCGTACTGACCGAGCACTACGCGGGTGCGTTCCCTCCGTGGCTGGCGCCGGTTCAGGTCGTCGGCATCCCGATCGCCGAGCGGCACGTCGACTACCTGTACGACGTCGCAGCCCGCCTGAAAAAGCGCGGCATCCGCGTCGAGATCGATGAGTCCGATGACCGGATGCAGAAGAAGATCCGCAATGCACAGCTGCAGAAGGTGCCGTACATGCTGATCGCCGGCGACAAGGACGTCGAGGCGGGGGCGGTTTCGTTCCGATACCTCTCCGGTGAGCAGGACAACGGCGTTGCCGTCGATGAGGCGGTCGAGCGCATCGCGACGGCCGTCGCGGAGCGGGCCTCAGCGTGA
- a CDS encoding HIT domain-containing protein, whose amino-acid sequence MPDRLQRLWTPHRMAYIKGASEDGADEECPFCRIPKLSDDDGLILHRGQSMYAVLNLHPYNPGHLMVLPYRHIADLEDLDDEEARELTSLTQQAIRAIKQASAPHGFNVGLNLGGVAGGSLSEHLHQHVVPRWSGDANFITITAQTKVIPQLLSQTREILVEAWPDA is encoded by the coding sequence ATGCCCGACCGACTGCAGCGGCTCTGGACCCCGCATCGGATGGCCTACATCAAGGGCGCATCCGAAGACGGCGCCGATGAGGAATGTCCGTTCTGCCGGATCCCGAAGCTGTCCGACGACGACGGGCTCATCCTGCATCGCGGGCAGTCGATGTACGCGGTACTCAACCTGCATCCGTACAACCCTGGTCACCTGATGGTGCTCCCGTACCGCCACATCGCCGACCTCGAAGATCTCGACGACGAGGAGGCGCGGGAGCTCACATCGCTTACGCAACAAGCGATCCGAGCGATCAAGCAGGCATCTGCTCCGCACGGCTTCAACGTCGGCCTCAACCTCGGTGGTGTTGCGGGCGGGTCGCTGTCGGAGCACCTGCATCAGCACGTCGTACCCAGGTGGTCCGGTGACGCCAACTTCATCACCATCACCGCTCAGACGAAGGTGATTCCGCAGTTGCTGTCGCAGACCCGAGAGATCCTGGTGGAGGCCTGGCCCGATGCTTGA